CTCCTCCTAGCGTGTACACCTAGCTTCTATAAAGCAAACACGCGGCAGCGCCTGCACCATGCAGACACTACCGCGTGTTATCACTCTAGCTCATAAAACCTAGCTCTGCTTCCAACCGGCGCGATAGTCGCGCTTCACGAAGCGGTTCACGTCATCTAGGTTGGTTACTTTCATCTGCTTGGGGTCCCACAGCAGTTCCACGCCGCGGCCAGGATAATCGACGCCGGAGCCAGAGGATTTGGGGCGCTGCACATCGTAGCCGCGAATAGCTAGGTTGGCAATCAGCAGCGCTTCCGTTAGGGGACCAGCTTGCTCGAAAGGTGAGCTTACTTGCTTGTTGCCGTAGCCAGCCAAGCAAGCCTCTACCCACTGCCCGTAGTGCCCGTCGGCTTGGCCCGGCACCCGTTCGTACTTCTGCTTCACCTTCACCTCTTGAGTGCGCGAAGTGGGCAGCAAACGCGGATCGGCCGAGTAAGTGCTGGCCATCATCTTGCCTTTTTTGCCGATGAAGAGGATACCGTTGCCATTATCGCCGAACATTTCGTTCGGACCTAGCTCGGCGGGACGTTCCGGCTGGATGCCGCCATCCATCCAGTGCACTTTTATGTCGCCCTTAGTTTTGTCAGTTTTGGGGAATGTGAGAACAACGTGGCTCGATGGCGGGCAGCTCTCGGGGAAGTAGCCACGCTTAAACTCGTCTACATATACGCTGCCCACGCTGGCTTGCACCGCTTTGGGATATGTCAGGCCGAGTACTTTGAAGGGTGCTTCCATCAGGTGGCAGCCCATGTCGCCGAGAGCACCGGTACCATACTCCCACCATCCGCGCCAGTTGAACGGTATTAGGTGATCAACGTAGGGGCGCTGGGGAGCCGTACCGAGCCATAAGTCCCAGTCTAGCTCCGATGGCACGCTGCCAGTTGTGGTAGGCCAAGCAATGCCTTGGGGCCACACGGGGCGGTCGGTCCAGCAATACACTGTGTGGACGTCACCGATGGTCTTGGCATCGTACCACTCTTGCAGCTGCCGCACGCCGTCGTTGGAAGCGCCTTGATTACCCATCTGCGTCACGACTTTGTAGCGTTTGGCGGCTTCGGTGAGCATGCGCGCTTCATAGATGTCGTGGGTGAGCGGCTTTTGCACGTACACGTGCTTGCCAAGCTCCATAGCAGCTAGGGTGATGATGGCGTGGTTGTGATCGGGCGTCGATACTGATACCGCGTCGATGTTCTTGGCTTCTTTGTCAAACAGCTCGCGCCAATCTTTATAATATTTGGCCTGTGGGAACGACTTAATCGATTTAGCAGCGCGACGATCGTCAACATCGCATAGGTAGCCAATACGTGCTTTGCCCGTTTTGGCAAAGGCCGCAATGTCGCTCTCGCCTTTGCCACCGGCGCCAATGCCAGCTACTACGAGTTGGTCGCTGGGAGCCGTGTAGCCTTTGCCACCGAGCACGAAGCGGGGCACAATCATGAAGCTAGCTGCCGCCGCAGCACTCTGCTTTATAAACTCGCGGCGTGATGGAGACTCGGAATTCTTGTTCATGGGTGGTTGAGGAGGCGGATAGATATATAGAGCGGGAAAAGGTATAAAAATTATCCGGCAATATCCTATCCCTTGCTTCTTCGCTCCTGCAATGCCACTTCAAGCATCTGCCTGCGCAAGCGCCGAAACAAGCGAGTGAGTATCGATGGCACTATTACTGCATACTCTGAGCTAGGCTTCTAACTCACAGTGTATTTCCTCTATTCCTACTCCTATGCAAAAACTATCTAGCGTATTGCTCATCGACGATGACGCAACAAACAACTTCCTCAATGAGCGCCTGTTAAACCGTTTAGAGGTAGCCGACCAACTGATGGTTGCCGAAACGGAACAAGACGCTCTCTTCTTACTTGCTGAGTTTGAAGAATCTCCACCAGCACTCATCCTCCTTGACATGGAAGTGTCAGGTACAGCAGGTGTTGAATTTCTGGAACACTACCAAGCCAAACAGCAGAAGCAAGCTACCGTCGTAGTTATGCACCCAGCTACTATGAATTCGCACGATCTAGCCCGCATGAATGGTCTATCCATCAATGGCATGATTAGCAAGCCCTTGACAGAAGAGAAGATTGATCAAATTCTTCAGCTTCATTTCCAACGCGCACTATCAGCATAAGTACCCTAGCTCTCGCGTACCTATCACGCAGGAAGGCAACCACAACAACCAAATCGTGGCTGCCTTCCTGAGACCCTTTGGGCTCCCCTTGCTGGAAAGCAAACGGTTTATATTAGCTGCCCATTTGTCTACTTTGCCGGAGCATTGTTGCACAATACTAAGTTTATAGTATCTAACTTAGCCGCTGGTTACTTGTTCCTGCTTTATTGACAGCCAGCTTGTGCTGTTTCCTGCCCTAATGAAGTACTTCTTCTCTCAGTTTGCAGCTCTAGCTTCCACTCTGGTTTTCTTGCTTGCCATGCAGTCCTCTGCTGCTCTGGCTCAAACAGCAGAGCGTCGTACCAGCATCGGAATAAACGGCAGTGTGTTGCAATACAAAGGAGACTTTGGTTCAGAGTATTGGCAGTTTACCCAGAAGCGCTACGCGCCCGGGCTTGCCATCAATCAATATTTAACAAAGGGTATTGACTTAAATGCCCAGCTTTTTTACGGTCAGCTAACCGGGCAGCCCAGCACCACTACCTCTTTTACTAGTACACTGGTCAATGCCAACGTAGGGTTCAAATTCAAGTTGAACAATGGTTGGGCGTTAAAAGAAAAAGCTGTTATTCAGCCATACTTGTTTGCTGGCTCGGGCTGGACTTTCGCTAGTCGAACGGGGCTGGCCGATGGTATTCGCATCAACACAGAGAAAGGCTATGTAGATGTGTTGGCCGGTGCAGGGTTGAATCTTCGTTTGGGCGGCAGCCTGGGCCTGTTTGTGCAGAGTAGCCAGCATCTACCAATGTACGCCGACTTGGATGGCCTAACCCAAGAAAAGCCGTCGCGATGGGCCGACCGGTTTTTGCAGCACACTGTGGGCCTGACGATCAACCTAGG
This Hymenobacter sp. GOD-10R DNA region includes the following protein-coding sequences:
- a CDS encoding response regulator, which translates into the protein MQKLSSVLLIDDDATNNFLNERLLNRLEVADQLMVAETEQDALFLLAEFEESPPALILLDMEVSGTAGVEFLEHYQAKQQKQATVVVMHPATMNSHDLARMNGLSINGMISKPLTEEKIDQILQLHFQRALSA
- a CDS encoding Gfo/Idh/MocA family oxidoreductase; protein product: MNKNSESPSRREFIKQSAAAAASFMIVPRFVLGGKGYTAPSDQLVVAGIGAGGKGESDIAAFAKTGKARIGYLCDVDDRRAAKSIKSFPQAKYYKDWRELFDKEAKNIDAVSVSTPDHNHAIITLAAMELGKHVYVQKPLTHDIYEARMLTEAAKRYKVVTQMGNQGASNDGVRQLQEWYDAKTIGDVHTVYCWTDRPVWPQGIAWPTTTGSVPSELDWDLWLGTAPQRPYVDHLIPFNWRGWWEYGTGALGDMGCHLMEAPFKVLGLTYPKAVQASVGSVYVDEFKRGYFPESCPPSSHVVLTFPKTDKTKGDIKVHWMDGGIQPERPAELGPNEMFGDNGNGILFIGKKGKMMASTYSADPRLLPTSRTQEVKVKQKYERVPGQADGHYGQWVEACLAGYGNKQVSSPFEQAGPLTEALLIANLAIRGYDVQRPKSSGSGVDYPGRGVELLWDPKQMKVTNLDDVNRFVKRDYRAGWKQS